In Prosthecomicrobium sp. N25, one DNA window encodes the following:
- a CDS encoding DUF2059 domain-containing protein: MIRSIAKTLLAAGVCAVLATGALAQQAPQPEPSKEHLASARAAIEASRVTEGFDNILLGVAQQTKALFQRSGPSIAQDIEDVTNKVALELAPRRIDLDRQIQIAWASKFTKPELDEIAKFYTSPTGKKLAAETQSMVRAATEAVVEWQQKLSTDMVAKVRDELRKKGHKL, from the coding sequence ATGATCCGTTCGATCGCCAAGACCCTCCTCGCCGCCGGCGTCTGCGCCGTGCTCGCGACCGGCGCGCTCGCCCAGCAGGCGCCGCAGCCCGAGCCGTCCAAGGAGCATCTGGCGTCGGCTCGCGCCGCCATCGAGGCCTCCCGGGTGACCGAGGGCTTCGACAACATCCTGCTCGGGGTGGCCCAGCAGACCAAGGCGCTCTTCCAGCGCTCCGGCCCCTCGATCGCCCAGGACATCGAGGACGTGACCAACAAGGTCGCCCTCGAACTGGCCCCCCGCCGCATCGACCTCGACCGGCAGATCCAGATCGCCTGGGCGTCCAAGTTCACCAAGCCCGAACTCGACGAGATCGCCAAGTTCTACACCTCGCCGACCGGCAAGAAGCTGGCCGCCGAGACCCAGAGCATGGTCCGCGCCGCCACCGAGGCGGTGGTCGAATGGCAGCAGAAGCTGTCCACCGACATGGTCGCCAAGGTCCGCGACGAGCTCCGCAAGAAGGGCCACAAGCTCTGA
- a CDS encoding GntR family transcriptional regulator: MDGTMSVRFSSMYDERQERKSDTCYRMIRTMIVDFKLLPGAFIDKVELCTLLKVSRQPVTSALSRLEREGLVEILPQRGSYVSRLSLGTLVETLLIRAALESYAAGRAAHERDPALIAELNDLTDAQAARHAAGDAIGCAKVDGQFHQRLAAAAGLPRLLEQVDIGLAAMARTTRAIQGQALTRDEVEDHRAICAALAAGDDAAARRLTLAHAEKYAGWIQDLAKQRPEIFVR, encoded by the coding sequence ATGGACGGAACGATGTCAGTTAGATTTTCTTCTATGTATGACGAACGGCAAGAGCGGAAGTCCGATACCTGCTATCGCATGATCAGAACCATGATCGTCGATTTCAAACTTCTTCCGGGCGCCTTCATCGACAAGGTCGAACTCTGTACTCTTCTGAAAGTTTCCCGTCAGCCAGTGACATCGGCGCTGTCGAGACTGGAGCGCGAGGGGCTGGTCGAGATCCTGCCGCAGCGCGGGAGCTACGTCTCGCGCCTGAGCCTCGGCACCCTGGTCGAGACCCTGCTGATCCGGGCGGCGCTGGAATCCTATGCGGCCGGACGAGCCGCCCACGAACGCGATCCCGCCCTGATCGCGGAGCTCAACGACCTGACGGACGCGCAGGCGGCGCGGCACGCGGCCGGGGACGCGATCGGCTGCGCCAAGGTGGACGGCCAGTTCCACCAGCGGCTCGCCGCCGCTGCCGGTCTGCCGCGCCTGCTGGAACAGGTCGACATCGGGCTCGCCGCGATGGCGCGCACGACCCGGGCGATCCAAGGACAGGCCCTCACGCGGGACGAGGTGGAGGACCACCGGGCCATCTGCGCCGCGCTCGCGGCGGGTGACGATGCCGCGGCACGCCGGCTGACCTTGGCCCACGCCGAGAAGTATGCGGGATGGATCCAGGATCTCGCCAAGCAGCGGCCCGAGATCTTCGTGCGCTGA
- the rpiA gene encoding ribose-5-phosphate isomerase RpiA: protein MSAALKRRAAEAALAHVEPGMRLGLGTGSTADEFVKLLGAARLDVLGVPTSERTADLARSLGIRLSTLDETPELDLTVDGADEIGPRLALVKGGGGALLREKIVAAASRRMVVIADASKVVDELGAFPLPIEVVPFGLEATRRAIRARAAALGLDGPLDTRRAPGGGLYVTDGGHYIVDASFRRIPDPEALARSLSEIPGVVEHGLFLGLASAAVVARDDGVVTLTP, encoded by the coding sequence ATGAGTGCCGCACTGAAGAGGCGTGCCGCCGAGGCGGCCCTCGCGCATGTCGAGCCCGGGATGCGGCTCGGACTCGGCACCGGCTCGACCGCCGACGAGTTCGTCAAGCTGCTCGGCGCCGCCCGCCTCGACGTGCTCGGGGTGCCGACCTCGGAGCGCACCGCCGACCTCGCCCGCTCCCTCGGAATCCGGCTCTCCACCCTCGACGAGACCCCCGAACTGGACCTCACCGTCGACGGCGCCGACGAGATCGGCCCGCGCCTCGCCCTGGTCAAGGGCGGCGGCGGCGCGCTCCTGCGCGAGAAGATCGTGGCGGCCGCCTCGCGCCGCATGGTCGTGATCGCGGACGCCTCGAAGGTCGTGGACGAACTCGGCGCCTTCCCTCTCCCCATCGAGGTCGTGCCCTTCGGCCTGGAGGCGACGCGCCGGGCCATCCGCGCCCGCGCCGCGGCCCTCGGTCTGGACGGCCCGCTCGACACGCGCAGGGCGCCCGGAGGCGGGCTCTACGTGACCGACGGCGGCCACTACATCGTCGATGCATCTTTTCGCCGGATTCCCGATCCAGAAGCGCTCGCCCGGTCGCTCTCGGAGATTCCCGGGGTGGTCGAGCACGGCCTGTTCCTGGGTCTCGCCTCCGCGGCCGTCGTGGCGCGGGACGACGGCGTCGTAACGCTCACACCCTGA
- a CDS encoding sensor histidine kinase, with translation MIDGTALTSADKTTLNARRAERRRQVTRTVRELRDQLSMTRGLRPAFDYELLVAHARSRLAAAYGIPLLMALVAIVGVLWTDRTLIASWAGIAIATHLTALVFCRRLLGMEQREVNLDGWRRRFVALDGMVGLAWALLFLLPSERVTASDAYHFSAMLIVVAVSALLAAHIRAAIFASTLPLTLTLGLAFALRSLDSGGEPVTYLVVLAAMAFAAQVFFSFLGYRLYRSALREIEARAEKDSLIAELEQAKAISDESRRKAEEANLAKSRFLATMSHELRTPLNAILGFSEVMQNELLGPMENATYKGYVTDINDSGRHLLNLINEILDISRIEAGRYTLNEEAVTLPYIVEDCVHMMNLRARNKGLIIEEQYEDKLPKVWGDERAIRQITLNLLSNAVKFTPQGGKVAVKVGWTAGGGQYVSVRDTGPGIPEEEIPIVLSAFGQGSIAIKSAEQGTGLGLNIVQALVAMHGGTFDLKSKLREGTEVTFTLPKARVMEIMPAVSDRPARRNRLGTPVASLAALDSLRRQTARR, from the coding sequence ATGATCGACGGCACGGCACTCACCAGTGCTGACAAGACGACGCTGAATGCCCGCCGGGCCGAACGGCGGCGTCAGGTCACGCGCACCGTCCGGGAACTCCGGGACCAGCTGTCGATGACGCGCGGCCTGAGGCCGGCCTTCGACTACGAGCTCCTCGTCGCCCACGCCCGCAGCCGCCTGGCCGCCGCCTACGGCATTCCGCTCCTGATGGCCCTGGTGGCGATCGTCGGCGTGCTCTGGACGGACCGCACCCTGATCGCCTCGTGGGCCGGCATCGCCATCGCGACCCACCTGACGGCGCTGGTCTTCTGCCGCCGCCTGCTCGGCATGGAGCAGCGCGAGGTGAACCTCGACGGCTGGCGCCGCCGCTTCGTCGCCCTCGACGGCATGGTCGGCCTCGCCTGGGCGCTTCTCTTCCTGCTCCCCTCCGAGCGCGTCACCGCCTCCGACGCCTACCATTTTTCCGCGATGCTGATCGTCGTGGCGGTCTCCGCGCTCCTCGCCGCCCACATCCGCGCTGCGATCTTCGCCTCCACCCTCCCGCTGACGCTGACGCTCGGTCTGGCCTTCGCGCTGCGCAGCCTCGACAGCGGCGGCGAACCGGTCACCTACCTTGTCGTGCTGGCCGCGATGGCCTTCGCCGCGCAGGTCTTCTTCTCCTTCCTCGGCTACCGGCTCTACCGTTCCGCGCTCCGTGAGATCGAGGCGCGCGCCGAGAAGGATTCGCTGATCGCCGAGCTCGAGCAGGCCAAGGCCATCTCCGACGAGTCGCGCCGCAAGGCCGAGGAGGCGAACCTCGCGAAGAGCCGCTTCCTCGCCACCATGAGCCACGAGCTTCGCACCCCGCTCAACGCCATCCTGGGCTTCTCGGAGGTCATGCAGAACGAGTTGCTCGGCCCCATGGAGAACGCCACCTACAAGGGCTACGTCACCGACATCAACGACTCCGGCCGCCACCTCCTGAACCTCATCAATGAGATCCTCGACATCAGCCGCATCGAGGCGGGCCGCTACACCCTCAACGAGGAGGCGGTGACGCTGCCCTACATCGTCGAGGACTGCGTGCACATGATGAACCTCCGCGCGCGCAACAAGGGCCTGATCATTGAGGAGCAGTACGAGGACAAGCTGCCGAAGGTCTGGGGCGACGAGCGCGCCATCCGCCAGATCACCCTGAACCTCCTCTCGAACGCCGTGAAGTTCACCCCCCAGGGCGGCAAGGTCGCCGTCAAGGTCGGCTGGACGGCCGGCGGCGGCCAGTACGTGTCGGTCCGCGACACCGGCCCGGGCATCCCCGAGGAGGAGATCCCGATCGTCCTCTCTGCCTTCGGCCAGGGCTCGATCGCCATCAAGTCGGCCGAGCAGGGCACCGGCCTCGGCCTCAACATCGTCCAGGCGCTCGTCGCCATGCACGGCGGCACCTTCGACCTGAAGTCCAAGCTGCGCGAGGGCACGGAAGTCACCTTCACCCTGCCCAAGGCCCGCGTGATGGAAATCATGCCGGCCGTCAGCGACCGCCCGGCCCGCCGCAACCGGCTCGGCACCCCGGTCGCCTCGCTCGCCGCCCTGGACAGCCTGCGCCGCCAGACCGCGCGGCGCTGA
- the gor gene encoding glutathione-disulfide reductase, which produces MTYDYDLFVIGAGSGGVRAARVAANHGARVAIAEEDRIGGTCVIRGCVPKKLMVYASRFADDFADAAGYGWTVGATRFDWPTLIANKDREIARLEGLYRANLEKAGVRILATRAVVEGSNAVRLAGDGRVVTARVILVATGGWPTTDERLPGREHVITSNEVFHLKEQPRRLVVAGGGYIAVEFACLFAGLGTETTLVYRGEEILRGFDREVRGHVRHELEKRGVTVRLGDVFARIDRGPAGLSIATRSGATLAADQVLMAIGRAPNTRNLGLEAAGVVLDDKGAIVVDEESRSSVSSIYAVGDVTNRVNLTPVAIREGHAFADTVFGGRRVTVDHRMVPTAVFTTPEVGTVGLIEDEVAALGRAYDVYRSTFRPMRHTLSGRDERMLMKLLVDAETDRVLGCHIVGPDAGEMVQLVGIAMGMGATKADFDRTMAVHPTAAEELVTMRSPTARIPARNAAS; this is translated from the coding sequence ATGACGTACGACTACGACCTCTTCGTCATCGGCGCGGGATCGGGCGGCGTGCGCGCCGCCCGCGTGGCGGCGAACCACGGGGCCCGCGTCGCGATCGCGGAGGAGGACCGCATCGGCGGCACCTGCGTGATCCGCGGCTGCGTGCCGAAGAAGCTGATGGTCTACGCCTCGCGCTTCGCCGACGACTTCGCGGATGCGGCGGGCTACGGCTGGACGGTCGGCGCGACCCGCTTCGACTGGCCGACCCTGATCGCCAACAAGGACCGCGAGATCGCCCGGCTCGAGGGCCTCTACCGTGCCAATCTCGAGAAGGCCGGCGTGCGCATCCTGGCGACGCGCGCCGTCGTCGAGGGCTCGAACGCGGTCCGCCTCGCGGGCGACGGGCGGGTCGTCACCGCGCGGGTGATCCTGGTCGCGACCGGCGGCTGGCCGACCACCGACGAGCGCCTGCCGGGCCGCGAGCACGTCATCACCTCCAACGAGGTCTTCCACCTGAAGGAGCAGCCGCGTCGGCTCGTGGTGGCCGGCGGCGGCTATATCGCGGTCGAGTTCGCCTGCCTGTTCGCCGGCCTCGGCACCGAGACGACGCTCGTCTACCGCGGCGAGGAGATCCTGCGCGGCTTCGACCGGGAGGTGCGCGGCCACGTCCGCCACGAGCTCGAGAAGCGCGGGGTGACGGTCCGCCTCGGCGACGTCTTCGCCCGCATTGACCGTGGGCCGGCGGGGCTGTCGATCGCGACCCGCTCCGGCGCGACCCTCGCCGCCGACCAGGTCCTGATGGCGATCGGCCGCGCCCCCAACACGCGCAACCTCGGCCTGGAGGCCGCCGGCGTCGTCCTCGACGACAAGGGCGCGATCGTGGTGGACGAGGAGAGCCGCTCCTCCGTCTCCTCGATCTACGCGGTCGGCGACGTCACCAACCGGGTCAACCTGACCCCCGTCGCCATCCGCGAGGGGCACGCCTTCGCGGACACGGTCTTCGGCGGCCGGCGTGTCACTGTCGATCACCGCATGGTCCCGACCGCCGTCTTCACGACCCCAGAGGTGGGCACGGTCGGCCTCATCGAGGACGAGGTGGCGGCCCTCGGCCGCGCCTACGACGTCTATCGGTCGACCTTTCGGCCCATGCGCCATACCCTGTCGGGCCGCGACGAGCGGATGCTCATGAAGCTCCTCGTCGACGCCGAGACCGACCGCGTGCTCGGCTGCCACATCGTCGGCCCCGACGCCGGCGAGATGGTGCAGCTCGTCGGCATCGCCATGGGCATGGGCGCCACCAAAGCCGATTTCGACCGCACCATGGCGGTGCACCCGACCGCCGCGGAGGAGCTCGTCACCATGCGCAGCCCGACCGCCCGGATTCCGGCCCGCAACGCCGCAAGCTGA
- a CDS encoding class II 3-deoxy-7-phosphoheptulonate synthase: MNEMRIGADELAGGKAGVWRPETWRTKPIVQVPDYPDKQLLAAVEEDLRTWPPLAIADEARKLETALARVSERRAFLLQGGDCAESFSEHSANNIRDFFKVFLSMAVVLHYSAGLPVVKVGRIAGQFAKPRSSNVEKRGDVELPAYRGDIINGFDFTPESRIPDPARMRMVYRQSAATLNLLRGFATGGYAKLERVNRWMLDFLADSPVAEQYQEVAERISEALEFMASCGLTAENTPQLNGVHFYTSHEALLLPYEEALTREDSVEGGFYDTAAHMLWIGDRTRQPDHAHVEFMRGIGNPIGLKCGPSLTPDGLLELIDILNPENRPGRLTLIARFGSDKIGKHLAPLIRAVEREGRAVIWSCDPMHGNTITSGSGHKTRPFGRILEEVRAFFDIHRQEGTYAGGVHLEMTGKNVTECTGGAVAIQEADLASQYDTLCDPRLNARQSLELAFLIAAELRKDRANRPSVLPVAAE; this comes from the coding sequence ATGAACGAGATGCGGATCGGCGCCGACGAATTGGCCGGCGGCAAGGCCGGCGTCTGGCGGCCGGAGACCTGGCGGACCAAGCCGATCGTCCAGGTGCCGGACTACCCCGACAAGCAGCTCCTGGCCGCCGTCGAGGAGGACCTGCGGACCTGGCCCCCGCTCGCCATCGCGGACGAGGCCCGCAAACTTGAGACCGCGCTCGCGCGCGTGAGCGAGCGGCGCGCCTTCCTGCTCCAGGGCGGCGACTGCGCGGAGAGCTTCTCCGAGCACTCGGCCAACAACATCCGCGACTTCTTCAAGGTCTTCCTGTCGATGGCCGTGGTGCTCCACTACTCGGCGGGCCTGCCGGTGGTGAAGGTCGGCCGCATCGCCGGCCAGTTCGCCAAGCCGCGCTCGTCGAATGTCGAGAAGCGCGGCGACGTCGAACTGCCGGCCTACCGCGGCGACATCATCAACGGCTTCGACTTCACGCCGGAGAGCCGCATCCCCGATCCCGCGCGCATGCGCATGGTCTACCGCCAGTCGGCCGCCACCCTGAACCTGCTGCGCGGCTTCGCCACCGGCGGCTACGCCAAGCTCGAGCGCGTCAACCGCTGGATGCTCGATTTCCTGGCCGACAGCCCGGTCGCCGAGCAGTACCAGGAGGTCGCGGAGCGCATCTCCGAGGCGCTCGAGTTCATGGCCTCCTGCGGCCTGACCGCCGAGAACACCCCGCAGCTCAACGGCGTCCATTTCTACACCAGCCACGAGGCCCTGCTCCTCCCCTACGAGGAGGCGCTGACGCGCGAGGACTCCGTCGAGGGCGGCTTCTACGACACCGCGGCGCACATGCTCTGGATCGGCGACCGCACCCGCCAGCCGGACCACGCCCATGTCGAATTCATGCGCGGCATCGGCAACCCGATCGGCCTGAAGTGCGGCCCCTCGCTGACGCCCGACGGCCTCCTGGAGCTCATCGACATCCTGAACCCGGAGAACCGTCCCGGCCGCCTGACCCTGATCGCCCGCTTCGGCTCCGACAAGATCGGCAAGCACCTCGCCCCGCTGATCCGCGCCGTCGAGCGCGAGGGCCGCGCGGTCATCTGGTCCTGCGACCCGATGCACGGCAACACGATCACGTCCGGCTCCGGCCACAAGACCCGTCCCTTCGGCCGGATCCTGGAGGAGGTGCGCGCCTTCTTCGACATCCACCGCCAGGAGGGCACCTATGCCGGCGGCGTGCACCTGGAGATGACGGGCAAGAACGTCACCGAGTGCACCGGCGGCGCCGTGGCGATCCAGGAGGCCGATCTCGCCAGCCAGTACGATACCCTCTGCGACCCGCGCCTGAACGCCCGCCAGAGCCTCGAACTCGCTTTCCTGATCGCCGCCGAACTCCGCAAGGACCGCGCCAACCGCCCGAGCGTCCTGCCCGTCGCCGCCGAGTGA
- the gph gene encoding phosphoglycolate phosphatase (PGP is an essential enzyme in the glycolate salvage pathway in higher organisms (photorespiration in plants). Phosphoglycolate results from the oxidase activity of RubisCO in the Calvin cycle when concentrations of carbon dioxide are low relative to oxygen. This enzyme is a member of the Haloacid Dehalogenase (HAD) superfamily of aspartate-nucleophile hydrolase enzymes (PF00702).): MTDSAADPLMVFDLDGTLVDTAGDLLDTLNVLMVREGLAALPYSAVGSLVGAGARAMIERGFSANGAGLAQGRVDALLGDFIQHYGANIAARSRPFPGVIAALDRLSAAGWRFAVCTNKLEGLSRRLLDELGLTPRFAAVCGGDTFAVRKPDPGHLLGTIDKAGGAACRTIMVGDSKADILAAQRAGIPVVAVTFGYTDEPVESFGPDRVIDHFDQLVDAAASLADRWRRPGCVAA; this comes from the coding sequence ATGACCGATTCGGCGGCTGATCCACTCATGGTCTTCGACCTCGACGGCACGCTGGTCGACACGGCAGGCGATCTCCTCGACACGCTCAACGTCCTCATGGTGCGCGAAGGCCTCGCCGCCCTCCCCTACTCGGCGGTGGGCTCGCTGGTCGGGGCAGGGGCGCGGGCGATGATCGAGCGGGGCTTCAGCGCGAACGGCGCGGGCCTCGCCCAGGGGCGCGTGGACGCGCTCCTCGGCGATTTCATCCAGCACTACGGCGCCAACATTGCGGCGCGGAGCCGGCCGTTTCCCGGCGTGATCGCCGCGCTCGACCGGCTTTCCGCCGCCGGCTGGCGCTTCGCCGTCTGCACCAACAAGCTCGAGGGGCTGTCGCGACGGCTGCTCGACGAACTCGGGCTGACGCCGCGCTTCGCGGCGGTGTGCGGCGGCGACACGTTCGCGGTCCGCAAGCCCGACCCGGGGCACCTGCTCGGGACCATCGACAAGGCGGGCGGCGCGGCCTGCCGCACCATCATGGTGGGCGACAGCAAGGCGGACATTCTCGCCGCCCAGCGGGCCGGCATTCCGGTCGTGGCGGTGACGTTCGGCTACACGGACGAGCCGGTCGAGAGCTTCGGGCCGGACCGCGTCATCGATCATTTCGACCAGCTCGTCGATGCGGCCGCCTCCCTGGCGGACCGCTGGCGGCGCCCCGGATGCGTCGCGGCCTGA
- a CDS encoding potassium transporter Kup, producing MAQTDIQDLASPAAPAPSAAPLSSAAAPHGHHAGALAALGIVFGDIGTSPIYTLDTALKIGVVAPVAPDVLGFLSLAIWSLVIVVGVWYAIFIMRADNRGEGGIFALMALAHKSAPAMGGFIAVLGIIGASLFYGDAVITPAISVLSAVEGLAVTAPALESLVLPAALVILTTLFAVQKSGASKVGRFFGPIMLLWFGTLAALGLWQIVKHPAVLAAFDPRLGLGFLARSGPGAFAVLAVVVLAVTGAEALYADMGHVGRGAVRKAFAFIVAPSLIINYLGQGAHVLADPVNGIHDTFFHLVPPALQPALVVLATAATVIASQAVISGAFAVTHQASHLGFWPRTETRHTSAAERGQVYVPSVNLVLFVAVIAVVLVFQKSEKLAEAYGFAVTGTMVVTSMLAYLVARGVWGWPVWKAAPVVAFFMIFDVSFFLSCATKLLHGAWLPLVLGVGLVLVMTAWRMGRTRLAARRRHEGVPVKIALSALRSPRVEHVRGTAVYLMEDRTLAPRAFLHNLKHNKSCHQQIVFLSIQTADTPWNDDTCRAIVEPLGEGIALVQVRFGFMEPPDIPGILKTTEQMGIHIDRKDLSYFVSRAHLVEGDEGGLWAWLRGLFIFLYRNQADPAEYYNIPPGRVVDLGAQITV from the coding sequence ATGGCGCAGACCGACATTCAAGACCTCGCGAGCCCCGCGGCGCCGGCCCCCTCGGCCGCCCCGCTGTCGAGCGCGGCAGCCCCGCACGGGCACCACGCGGGCGCGCTCGCGGCGCTCGGCATCGTCTTCGGCGACATCGGCACGAGCCCGATCTACACCCTCGACACGGCGCTCAAGATCGGCGTCGTCGCGCCGGTCGCACCGGATGTTCTGGGCTTCCTGTCGCTGGCGATCTGGTCCCTCGTGATCGTGGTCGGCGTCTGGTACGCAATCTTCATCATGCGCGCCGACAACCGCGGCGAGGGCGGGATCTTCGCCCTCATGGCGCTCGCCCACAAGTCGGCCCCGGCGATGGGCGGCTTCATCGCCGTGCTCGGCATCATCGGCGCCTCGCTCTTTTACGGCGACGCGGTGATCACGCCGGCGATCTCGGTCCTCTCCGCCGTCGAGGGTCTCGCCGTCACCGCGCCCGCGCTGGAAAGCCTGGTCCTGCCCGCCGCGCTCGTCATCCTGACGACCCTCTTCGCCGTCCAGAAGAGCGGCGCCTCCAAGGTGGGCCGCTTCTTCGGACCCATCATGCTGCTCTGGTTCGGCACGCTGGCGGCGCTCGGCCTCTGGCAGATCGTGAAGCACCCGGCTGTGCTCGCCGCCTTCGATCCGCGGCTCGGCCTCGGCTTCCTGGCGCGCTCCGGTCCGGGCGCCTTCGCGGTCCTCGCCGTGGTGGTGCTGGCCGTCACGGGCGCCGAGGCGCTCTACGCCGACATGGGCCATGTCGGCCGCGGCGCGGTCCGCAAGGCCTTCGCCTTCATCGTCGCCCCGTCGCTGATCATCAACTACCTCGGCCAGGGCGCCCACGTGCTGGCCGACCCGGTCAACGGCATCCACGACACCTTCTTCCACCTCGTGCCGCCCGCCCTGCAGCCGGCCCTCGTCGTGCTCGCGACGGCCGCGACCGTCATCGCCAGCCAGGCCGTGATCTCCGGCGCCTTCGCGGTTACCCATCAGGCTTCTCACCTGGGTTTCTGGCCGCGCACCGAGACGCGTCACACCTCCGCGGCCGAGCGCGGTCAGGTCTACGTCCCCTCCGTGAATCTCGTGCTGTTCGTCGCGGTGATCGCCGTCGTGCTCGTCTTCCAGAAGTCCGAGAAGCTCGCCGAGGCCTATGGCTTCGCGGTGACCGGCACGATGGTGGTGACCTCGATGCTCGCCTACCTGGTCGCTCGCGGCGTCTGGGGCTGGCCCGTCTGGAAGGCGGCGCCGGTCGTCGCCTTCTTCATGATCTTCGACGTCTCCTTCTTCCTCTCCTGCGCCACCAAGCTCCTGCACGGGGCGTGGCTGCCGCTGGTGCTGGGCGTCGGCCTCGTCCTGGTCATGACGGCCTGGCGCATGGGCCGCACGCGCCTCGCCGCCCGCCGGCGCCACGAAGGCGTGCCCGTCAAGATCGCGCTCTCGGCCCTGCGCAGCCCGCGCGTCGAGCACGTGCGCGGCACGGCCGTCTACCTGATGGAGGACCGCACGCTCGCCCCGCGCGCCTTTCTGCACAACCTGAAGCACAACAAGTCCTGCCACCAGCAGATCGTTTTCCTGTCGATCCAGACGGCGGACACGCCCTGGAACGACGATACCTGCCGGGCGATCGTGGAGCCTCTGGGAGAGGGGATCGCGCTCGTTCAGGTCCGGTTCGGCTTCATGGAGCCGCCGGACATTCCCGGCATCCTGAAGACGACCGAACAGATGGGCATCCACATCGACCGGAAGGACCTCAGCTACTTCGTCAGCCGGGCCCATCTGGTCGAGGGCGACGAAGGCGGTCTCTGGGCCTGGCTGCGCGGCCTCTTCATCTTCCTCTACCGCAACCAGGCCGACCCGGCGGAGTACTACAACATCCCGCCCGGCCGCGTCGTCGACCTCGGCGCGCAGATCACCGTCTGA